The genomic segment CTCGCCATCTACTATCTTACCCCCTGGATCCGCTGGGACCGCGGTCCCTTCGCGCCGGACCAGGCGGTGCTCGTCGACCTCGCCCACCGCCGATTCTATTTCTTCTTTGTCGAGATCTGGCCGCAGGAATTCTACTATGTCGCGGGCCTGCTGATCATGGCCGGCGTCGGCCTGTTCCTAGTCACCTCGGTGCTCGGCCGCGCCTGGTGCGGCTATACCTGCCCGCAGACCGTCTGGGTCGACCTGTTCCTGGTGGTGGAGCGTTTCGTCGAGGGCGACCGCAATGCCCGCATCATGCTCGACCGGGCCCGGTGGACGCTGGAAAAGATCGCAAAGCGGGTTGTCAAACACGCGGCCTGGCTGGTCATCGCGGTCGCCACCGGGGGGGCCTGGATCTTCTATTTCGCCGACGCGCCGTGGCTGGCCCAGGCGCTCGTCACCGGCGAGGCCCCGTTCATCGCCTATTCCACCATAGCCGTCCTCACGGGCACCACCTACCTATTCGCCGGCTTCATGCGCGAGCAGGTGTGCATCTATATGTGCCCGTGGCCGCGCATCCAGTCGGCGATGTTCGACGAAAACACGCTGATCGTCACCTATAACGACTGGCGCGGCGAGCCGCGCGGATACCTGGCGAAGCAGCGCGACCCCTCGCTCGGCGACTGCGTCGCCTGCAACATGTGCGTTGCCGTGTGCCCGCAAGGCATCGACATCCGCGACGGCCAGCAGCTCGAATGCATCTCCTGTGCACTGTGCATCGACGCCTGCAACGGGGTGATGGACAGGATCGGCAAGCCGCGCGGGCTGATTTCCTACACCACGCTCACCGACTTCAAGGAGCGCGCGGCGGGCAAGGTGGCCAAGCTTTCCTGGCGCGAGGTGGTGCGCCTGCGCACCATCGTCTACGCCTCCGTATGGGCGCTTGCCGGCCTCGCCATGCTGGCTGTGCTGGCCGACCGCGACCGGCTCGAGGTCAATGTGCTGCACGACCGCAATCCTCTGTATGTGCGGCTGTCCGATGGCGGCGTGCGCAACGGCTACACCGTCAAGATTTTGAACATGGTGCCGCAGCCGCGCAGCTTCGAGCTGTCCCTGGAGGATCTCGAAGGGGCGACCTTCACAGTCGCCGGCAGCGACGCGCCGCCGGCGGAGAGCGTGCGCGTCGATGTCGGCGCCGACCGGGTGCGCTCGCTCAGGGTTTATGTCACCGTCGGGCCGGCTTATGTTAGAGCCGGCCGGACAGAGTTCGAGTTCGAGGTCGAGGACGTCGCCGGCGAGGAAGACGCGGACTACCATGCGGCCTTCCACGCGCCATGACGATAGGGCGAGCGGGCCATGGCAAAGGGAAATCCACGCGAGTTTACCGGCCGGCACATGCTGGCGGCAATCATAGCCTTTTTCGCCGTCGTCATCGGCGCGAACGCGGTGCTGGCGGTGGTCGCGGCAGGCTCCTGGACCGGCCTCGTCGCGCGCAACGGCTATGTGGAGAGCCAGCATTATGGCGAGGTGCTCGCCGATGCGGCCAGGCAAGAGCTTCTCGGCTGGCGCAGCGATCTCGAGGCGGACGCCGACGGCGTTGTCTTCAAAATAACGGATGCGACCGGGCGGCCGCTACCGGGCCTCGCCGTCGCCGCCAGGCTCGGCCGGCCGACCAACGAGGCCGAGGACCGCGCCGTTGAGCTCGACGACCGGGGCGACGGGCTTTATGCCGCGGACGGCGGGCTTGCCGCGGGAGCCTGGAACGTCGAGGTCACCGCGCGCGACGGCGCCGGCCGGCACTACCGCCGCATCTTCCGCCTGTGGGTCCGGGAAGACGGATAGACCATGTCCTGCTGTTCGGTGATCGCCCCGCCGGAACCGGAGCCGAGCGACCTTCCCGACCCTTCCGCCTGGGTGCGCGACGCAGGCGCCGGAAAGCAGCATCTCGACCTGTTGGTGCCGGGCATCCATTGCGCCGCCTGCATCGCCCGCATCGAAAAGGCGCTGAATTCCACACCCGGCGTGACCCACGCGCGCGTCAACATGTCGACGCGCCGGGTCGGAGTCGATTGGCGCGCCGGAGAGGCGGACCCCGCCGCCCTCGTCAGGCGCGTCGCGGCGCTGGGCTACCGGGTTCAGCCGTTCGACGCGGCGGCTATCGCTGCGGGCGACGACGACGCGGCGGGAAGGGAACTGTTGCGGTCGCTGGCGGTCGCGGGCTTCGCCGCCGCCAATATCATGCTGCTTTCGGTCTCGGTGTGGTCGGGGGCGCAAGGTCCGACCCGCGACCTGTTCCACGCCATCTCGGCGCTGATCGCCATTCCGGCCATCGCCTATGCCGGGCGCCCCTTCTTCCGGTCCGCATTCGCCGCGCTGAAGGGCGGCGGACTCAACATGGACGTGCCGATCTCGCTCGCCGTGCTGCTGGCGGCGGGAACCAGCCTCTACGAGACCCTCAATCACGGGGCGCACGTCTATTTCGACGCCGCGGTGACGCTTCTGTTCTTCCTGCTCATCGGCCGCTATCTCGACCACAGGCTGCGCGCGCGGGCCCGTTCCGCGGTCGCCGAACTGATGGCGCTCGGCGCCTCCGGCGCGACGCTGATCGAGCCGGGCGGCGGGCGCAGATACGTGCCCCTGTCGCGGGTCAGGCCCGGCATGACGGTGGCGGTCGCCGCCGGCGAGCGGGCGCCGGTGGACGGGGTCGTGGTCAAGGGCAGGAGCGACCTCGACCGGTCGCTGGTCACCGGCGAGACGGTCCCCGAGCCGGCCGGTCCCGGCGCGGCGGTCTATGCCGGCAGCCTCAACCTCACCGGGCCGCTGGAGCTGAAGGTCCAGGCGGCCGGCGCCGATACGTTCCTCGCCGAGGCTATCCGGCTGATGGAGGAGGCCGAGCGCGGCAAGGCGCGCTACGTGGCGCTTGCCGACCGCTTCGCGCGCGTCTACGCGCCCGGCGTGCATCTCCTGGCGGCCGCGACCTTCA from the Hyphomicrobiales bacterium genome contains:
- the ccoG gene encoding cytochrome c oxidase accessory protein CcoG, translating into MRDVDAVDRVDVEPVSKEATRELYKARVKIFPMRSSGTFRALKWWVMAVTLAIYYLTPWIRWDRGPFAPDQAVLVDLAHRRFYFFFVEIWPQEFYYVAGLLIMAGVGLFLVTSVLGRAWCGYTCPQTVWVDLFLVVERFVEGDRNARIMLDRARWTLEKIAKRVVKHAAWLVIAVATGGAWIFYFADAPWLAQALVTGEAPFIAYSTIAVLTGTTYLFAGFMREQVCIYMCPWPRIQSAMFDENTLIVTYNDWRGEPRGYLAKQRDPSLGDCVACNMCVAVCPQGIDIRDGQQLECISCALCIDACNGVMDRIGKPRGLISYTTLTDFKERAAGKVAKLSWREVVRLRTIVYASVWALAGLAMLAVLADRDRLEVNVLHDRNPLYVRLSDGGVRNGYTVKILNMVPQPRSFELSLEDLEGATFTVAGSDAPPAESVRVDVGADRVRSLRVYVTVGPAYVRAGRTEFEFEVEDVAGEEDADYHAAFHAP
- a CDS encoding FixH family protein, which encodes MAKGNPREFTGRHMLAAIIAFFAVVIGANAVLAVVAAGSWTGLVARNGYVESQHYGEVLADAARQELLGWRSDLEADADGVVFKITDATGRPLPGLAVAARLGRPTNEAEDRAVELDDRGDGLYAADGGLAAGAWNVEVTARDGAGRHYRRIFRLWVREDG